A window of the Halichoerus grypus chromosome 2, mHalGry1.hap1.1, whole genome shotgun sequence genome harbors these coding sequences:
- the MCRIP1 gene encoding mapk-regulated corepressor-interacting protein 1, whose product MTSSPVSRVVYNGKRNSSPRSPPSSSEIFTPAHEENVRFIYEAWQGVERDLRSQMSGSERGLVEEYVEKVPNPSLKTFKPIDLSDLKRRNTPDAKKS is encoded by the exons ATGACCAG TTCCCCTGTCTCCAGAGTTGTCTACAACGGCAAGAGGAACAGTAGCCCTCGCTCTCCCCCCAGCAGCAGTGAGATTTTCACCCCAGCCCATGAGGAGAATGTGCGCTTCATTTACGAAG CCTGGCAGGGCGTGGAGCGAGATCTGCGGAGCCAGATGTCAGGCAGCGAGCGGGGCCTGGTGGAGGAGTACGTGGAGAAGGTCCCTAACCCCAGTCTGAAGA CCTTCAAGCCCATCGACCTGAGTGATCTGAAGCGCCGGAACACGCCGGACGCCAAGAAGTCCTGA
- the PPP1R27 gene encoding protein phosphatase 1 regulatory subunit 27: protein MPSRTSRYARYSPRQRRRRLLADRSVRFPNDVLFLDHIRQGDLEQVGRFIRARKVALDTIHPSGLAALHEAVLSGNLECVKLLVRYGADIHQRDETGWTPLHIACSDGYPDIARYLISLGADRDAANNDGDLPSDLIDPDFKDLVELFQGTKMD from the exons ATGCCCAGCAGGACCAGCCGCTACGCCAGATACAGCCCACGACAGCGGCGCAGGCGGCTGCTAGCCGATCGCAGCGTGCGCTTCCCCAACGACGTCCTGTTCTTAGACCACATCCGCCAAGGGGACCTGGAGCAGGTAGGCCGCTTCATCCGGGCTCGGAAAGTCGCCCTGGACACCATCCACCCCTCAG GCCTGGCCGCCCTGCACGAGGCTGTGCTCTCTGGAAACCTGGAGTGTGTGAAGCTGCTGGTCAGGTACGGGGCTGACATCCACCAGCGGGACGAGACTGGGTGGACACCCCTGCACATTGCCTGCAGCGATGGATACCCAGACATAGCCAG GTACCTCATTTCCCTGGGGGCAGACAGAGACGCAGCCAACAACGATGGAGACCTGCCCTCAGACCTCATCGACCCAGATTTCAAGGACCTGGTGGAGCTCTTCCAAGGGACCAAGATGGActga